A genomic stretch from Engraulis encrasicolus isolate BLACKSEA-1 chromosome 10, IST_EnEncr_1.0, whole genome shotgun sequence includes:
- the LOC134456415 gene encoding uncharacterized protein LOC134456415 produces the protein MAFCPKTFNQSGSWIGAEPQSEHPYKYVRATKFSCSKYWKEYQKELAASHEQQYHGVTNLPTTAPQTLRFVGNLIHSPSTSVRGSQLASTGPVVTPVRKEEMSFVGTSTHPPHLTWDQLATLLSHKQAPLSGNGSSVGVPFTQNSLTNPTMLQASNHGIVHHAGQPTAVSVQTPAPRHYLHSSPATCQRQDPGLPNVASTCLSSMKNLSPVASTCLSSMKNLSPVASTCLCSMKNLSPTPDGRAALLSQLGPLISVNLSTGAFGGAPTHPQTSCCHCTREDLLTSGCHCTREDLLKMIEPVSKLPSELDQ, from the exons ATGGCTTTTTGTCCAAAAACTTTCAACCAGAGTGGATCATGGATTGGGGCTGAACCCCAGTCTGAGCACCCATATAAATATGTGCGGGCAACTAAGTTTTCTTGCA GCAAGTACTGGAAGGAGTACCAAAAGGAGCTAGCTGCTTCCCATGAGCAGCAGTACCATGGTGTGACCAACCTGCCAACCACAGCACCTCAGACGCTGAGATTTGTGGGCAACTTGATCCATTCTCCATCCACCAGTGTCAGAGGTAGCCAGTTGGCCTCCACCGGACCTGTGGTGACTCCAGTGAGGAAGGAGGAGATGTCCTTTGTGGGGacctccactcatcctccacaTCTCACCTGGGACCAGCTAGCCACACTGCTGAGCCATAAGCAGGCCCCTCTCTCTGGGAATGGATCCAGTGTTGGGGTGCCCTTCACCCAGAACAGTCTGACCAACCCCACCATGCTCCAAGCTAGCAACCATGGGATTGTGCACCATGCTGGTCAACCTACTG CCGTAAGTGTCCAGACTCCAGCCCCACGGCATTACCTTCATTCTTCCCCTGCTACTTGTCAGAGGCAGGACCCCGGTCTTCCCAACGTGGCCTCAACCTGCCTGAGTAGCATGAAGAACCTCTCCCCCGTGGCCTCAACCTGCCTGAGTAGCATGAAGAACCTCTCCCCCGTGGCCTCAACCTGCCTGTGTAGCATGAAGAACCTCTCCCCCACGCCTGATGGTAGGGCCGCACTGCTGAGCCAGCTCGGACCCCTAAT CTCAGTGAACCTCTCCACTGGGGCCTTTGGTGGAGCCCCAACTCATCCTCAGACCTCTTGCTGTCACTGCACCAGAGAAGACCTGCTGACCTCTGGCTGTCACTGCACCAGAGAAGACCTGCTGAAGATGATTGAGCCAGTCAGCAAGCTGCCCAGTGAACTAGACCAATAG